In Thermoanaerobacterium xylanolyticum LX-11, the genomic window GCTTATATCTAAAATGAAAGATAAGCTTGACGGCAATGTGAAATTTATCTTTCAACCTGCTGAGGAAACTACAGGAGGAGCTAAGCCTATGCTTGATGCAGGTGTTTTTGATGATCCAAAAGTAGATGCCATCATAGGCTTACATGTAGATCCAGATCTCAATGTTGGACAAATTGGCTACACATATGGAAAAGCTTACGCATCATCGGATATGTTTGACATAAATGTAATAGGTAAAAGCAGCCATGGAGCTGAGCCACACAAATCTGTAGATCCTATAGCAATATCTGCAAATATAATCAACATGATTCAAACAGTCGTAAGCAGAGAATCAAACCCATTGGAGCCTCTTGTCATAACTATTGGCAGCATTGAAGGCGGCTATGCCAGAAATGTAATTGCCAGCAAAGTGCGCATGTCTGGCATAATAAGGATGTTAAATGAAGAAAATCGCGATAAGATAACAAAAAGGGTGGAAAGCATAGCTAAAAATACCGCGGAAGCGATGGGAGGCAAAGCCGAATTTAATCGAGTGGAAGGATACCCTTGCCTTATAAACGATAGCAATATGATAGACATAATGAAAAGAAGTGCTGCATCAATCGTAGGTGATAGCAATGTAATAAGTGTATTGCCGACGCTTGGTGTGGAAGACTTTGCATACTACTTGAAGGAAGTTCCTGGATGCTTTTATAAATTAGGGTGTGGAAATAAGGAGAAGGGGATAGATAAGCCTATCCACAACAACATGTTTGATGTTGACGAAAACTGCATTCCTTATGGCATAGCTATACATGTATTGACTGCCATAAATTATTTGCAAAATGACTCAAAAGACGCAGTTAAGCAAAAGAGGATGCTTAAAAATATGCTTAATTATAGCGATTCTCTATGAAATTAGCATTTTATTAAAATTTTTTTGTAATATATAAAAATAAATTGGAAAACAAAGATGCTCTTGATACATATTTATGCATGATTTTTTGCCATATATAGCCATACTGATGTATAATCTTGAGAATAGGTTTATATATTTACAAAAATACAGGAAATCTTGCAAAAATAATTTATATGAAGTAAATCTTGACAAAATTAGATTATTGATGCATAATATGTATTGAAGGGTGGGTGATGAAAATGTTATTTATAATAACATTGATGGCATTTATAATGATATTTGTACCCGCAGCGATAGAGAAAGATAACACTGAGTACGAAGAATTTTTAAGAAGCGAGTTTGGCTACAAAGATACGGCTGATGCGACAATTAGAAATGAAGATTTCAGTGAATTAGCTTATAGTTACAAGTTAAGATAGATGAAAAACTCCTCCCATTTAAACATGACCTCCGGCTATGCCGGATATTTTTATTTTCTGCATTAAATCCATCGGCTTAATGTTGGTAAATGTAAAGAAAAATGATAAAATATAATGTATCAACAATTTATGAGGTGATGTTATGGAGATAAAAGTTGAAAGCTTTAAATTAGATCATAGAACGGTAAAAGCACCGTACGTGAGAAAATCAGGTACTCTGATTGGACCTAACGGTGATGTCGTAACCAAATACGACGTAAGGTTGACACAGCCCAATGTAGATTCAATACCTACAGGGGGGATTCACACATTAGAGCATTTATTTGCTACTTACTTTAGAGATTATTTCGATGACATAATAGATATTTCTCCTATGGGGTGCAGGACTGGATTTTACCTTACAAAGTTTGGAGACACATCAATTGATGAAATAAAAGATGCATTGAAAAAAGTCTTAGAAAGAGTTTTAACGACAAAAGAAGAAGATGTACCTGCTACAAATGAGATTCAGTGTGGTAACTATAGAGATCATTCTCTTTTTACAGCGAAGGAGTACGCAAAGGCTGTTTTGGAAAAACTTTAGAAGGTAATATATATTAGGTGCCGCGAATAAACTATTGTGAGGTGTCATGTATGCGCAATAGATCTTTTGTTCGCGGTGCTTTTATTTTGACTATAGCAAATGTTGTAGACAGGGCTATTGGATTTGTCTTCAGAATCATCCTTTCTAATCTGTTGGGCTCTGAGGGAACGGGGATATATCAAATAGCACTGCCAATCTACTTTGTATCAATAACATTTATAACATCAGGCATTACGGCTGTTACATCTCGGTTTGTATCTGAGGAAAGAGCCAAAAATAACAAAAGAAATATTTTCAGCATAATGAAAGTTTCCTTTTTTATCGTAATTATAATGGGCATAGCAATTTCATCTATAATATTCTTTAATGCCAAGTACATATCAAATAACTTGCTCCACGAACCACGAGCGTATCTATCAATATTGATTTTTTCACCTGTACTAATTGTAGTTTCATCATCTTCTATATTCAAAGGCTTTTTCCAAGGATTAATTAACATGGTTCCTGCATCGGTATCTGAGATAGTGGAACAGATAGTGAGAGTTTTTTTGACGCTGTATCTATTCAGCGTATTTACAGGAATGAAGTTGGAATATGCTGCAGCAATAGCCGTATTTGGAATAGCCATAGGAGAAGTCACAAGTTTTATCATGTACATATTTTACTATAGGCGTGAATTGAAATACATAAATGAGGAAATGCCAAATGAAGGGGAGATTTGGAATAAGGTAGATATTGCAAATACAATAATAAAGACGTCTTTTCCTATTACTATTTCAAGGATGATTGTAAATATCTTGGATTTGTTTGAATCTCTCATCATACCTTCAAAGCTTGTCAAATCAGGACTTTCACACAAAGACGCTATATCTGAGTTTGGAAAGTTATCTGGAATGGCTTATCCACTTGCATATATGCCTGCAGTTATAACAATGAGTTTGTCAGTGACAGTGCTTCCCGCTGTGTCAGAAGCGGCATCTTTAAAAAGATGGGATGTAGTAAGGCAGAGGATAAATCAAGCCATAGGATATACTACTATGATAGGCATACCAGCAACCGTATTGTTTTTGATGTTGCCTGATGAAATAGCTTCATTGCTTTACCCTAAAAGTCCTGGAGTAGGTTTGTTAGTTAAGGTAATAGCTGCAGGAAGCATTTTTGCATACCTGGAGTCTATAGTCACAAGCATATTGAATGGGCTTGGGATGCAAAACTTGGTTTTGAGAAATTCTGTCATCTGGACTACAATTTCTGTGATTGCCATGTATCTATTAGTTCCTATACCAAGTTTAAGGCTTTTCGGGTATATTTACGGCTTCATATTCGCTGATGCTTTTGTCTTCTTCTTAAATTTTAAAGCATTGGTTAAGATTACTAACTTAGAAATTGATTTTAACAATTGGTTCTTAAAACCGCTTATAGCTGCGCTTATAATGGGGATTTACGACACGATTATTTATTTTAATCTGGTTACAGCAGTAGCAAACGAATGGATTACAATGTCTATTACAGTATTATCAGGATTTTTAGTTTACATTGCATCATGTCAACTTATAAAGCTTCCATATTTAGAAGATTTAAATAGACTTATATTTTCAAGGAATAAATAATAAAAACCCGCTTTAAACGGGTTTTTTTAATGTTAAAAGGCAGGAACTATAGCGCCTTTGTATTTGTCTTCTATAAATTTCTTGACTTCATCAGAATTTAAGGCTTTTGCTAATTTTTGTATTGCTGGGTCATTTTGATTGTCTTGCCTTACAACTAACACATTAGCATAAGGAGAATTTTTGTCCTCCATAAAAATTGCATCCTTTAAAGGATTTAAGTTTGCCTCTAATGCAAAATTAGTGTTTATAATGGCCAAATCTACATCTTGAAGTGTCCTTGGAAGCTGAGGTGCTTCAAGCTCTACAATCTTTAAATGCTTTGGATTATCCACTATGTCTCTCGGGGTTTGTGTAAGACCATTTGGATCTTTTAACTTAATTAACCCTTCTTTTTGCAGTAAAAGCAGCGCTCTTCCTTCATTTGTAGCATCGTTTGGAACAGCCACTGTTGCACCGTCTTTTAGTTCATCTTTTGACTTAATCTTTTTTGAATATGCCCCCATCGGTTCTACATGCACTTTGACTAATGGCACCAATTTTACATTGTTTTTCTTCTCAAAGTCCTCAAGGTATGGAACGTGTTGGAAGAAATTTGCGTCGATTTGCTTGTCGACAAGTGCAGTATTTGGCGTCACATAGTCGGTAAATTCTTTTATTTCAAGGTCTACGCCTTCTTTTGCAAGAATAGGCTTTACTACATTAAGTATTTCTGCATGGGGGTTTGGTGTTGCACCAACGACTATCTTCGTCATTTTAGTAGAGCTATCTGTGTTTGAGTTTGCATTAGATGTAGTAGATACGTTATTTGATTTTGTGCATCCTGATAAGATAAATGCAAATGTCAATATGAGAGTGAGAAATAAAAATGATTTTTTCATCACATACCATCCTTTCATCTTTTATCAACTTTTTTTGCAAGATAATTTCCAATTCTTTGTACAATTTCTACAAAGATTATTAAGACTATGATTGTAGCTATAAGCACATCTGTCTGAAACCTTTGGTAGCCATATCTTATAGCCAGATCTCCTAAACCACCTCCTCCAATAGCACCTGCCATAGCAGAATACCCTAAAATATTTATAACCGTAAGAGTTATTCCCAATATAAGTGATGGTAATGATTCTGGAATCATGACTTTAAATATTATCTGTGGTATTGATGCACCGACAGATATAGATGCTTCAATGACACCCCAGTCTACTTCTTTAAGAGATGATTCTATGACTCTTGCAACAAATGGAGCTGCAGCAACTGACAATGGTACAATAGCAGCAGTAGGCCCTATAGTTGTGCCAACAATAAGCCTTGCCAATGGGAAGATTGCGATTATGAGGATTATGAACGGCACTGACCTCATGACATTAATTACAGTACCTAATATCTGATTTAACTTTAGGTTTTCCTTTATATGGCCTTTATCTGTTATGACGAGTATTATGCCGAGAGGCAGTCCTATGATTACTGAGAAAAGTGTTGAGAAAAATACCATGTACAAAGATTCCCAAAGAGGCTCCTCCATAAGTTGCCACAAGTTTAACAGATACTGCAATGTATTAGATGACACCATTTTTAAGCACCTCTATTCTAAGACCATTATTTTCTAAAAATTTTATCGCATCTTTTATGGAATTTTGTTCACCGCTTATTTTTATTAGGAGATTTCCTACTTGTGAGTTTTGCACTCTTTCGATATTTCCTGAAATGATATTCACTTCAACATCGAAATTTTTTATCATGTGAGATATGACAGGCTGGTTGCTGCTGCTGCCAAAAAACGATAATCTTAAGACTTCCTCGTTTGGGTTATCGTCATCAAGCAATATGTCTGGTGGAAGTTCAGCTATCATATCTTTTAAAAATCTTTTAGATGTTTCTGTTGAAGGGTTTGAAAAGATGTCTATTACATTTCCTTCCTCGATTATTCTGCCGTCTTCCAAAACTGCCACTTTGTCGCACAGATTTCTTATGACAGACATTTCGTGCGTTATTACCACGATTGTAATTCCATATTGCTTGTTTATGTCCTTTAAAAGATTTAAGATGGATTCTGTCGTTGTAGGGTCTAAAGCGGATGTGGCTTCATCAGATAGAATTATGTCTGGATTGTTTGCTAAAGCTCTTGCGATTCCTACCCGTTGTTTTTGCCCGCCAGATAGCTGTGCAGGGTATGCGTACTTTTTATCTTTTAAATCTACTACATCCAGCAATTCATCAACG contains:
- a CDS encoding M20 metallopeptidase family protein, which gives rise to MNEILKEAIKIQEEIVDIRRKIHREPELGFEETKTSELIKKYLGSLGIETKTIAKTGVVGTIYGNGQKTIAIRADIDALPIQEENDLPYASAVPGKMHACGHDVHTAIALGAAKLISKMKDKLDGNVKFIFQPAEETTGGAKPMLDAGVFDDPKVDAIIGLHVDPDLNVGQIGYTYGKAYASSDMFDINVIGKSSHGAEPHKSVDPIAISANIINMIQTVVSRESNPLEPLVITIGSIEGGYARNVIASKVRMSGIIRMLNEENRDKITKRVESIAKNTAEAMGGKAEFNRVEGYPCLINDSNMIDIMKRSAASIVGDSNVISVLPTLGVEDFAYYLKEVPGCFYKLGCGNKEKGIDKPIHNNMFDVDENCIPYGIAIHVLTAINYLQNDSKDAVKQKRMLKNMLNYSDSL
- a CDS encoding S-ribosylhomocysteine lyase codes for the protein MEIKVESFKLDHRTVKAPYVRKSGTLIGPNGDVVTKYDVRLTQPNVDSIPTGGIHTLEHLFATYFRDYFDDIIDISPMGCRTGFYLTKFGDTSIDEIKDALKKVLERVLTTKEEDVPATNEIQCGNYRDHSLFTAKEYAKAVLEKL
- the spoVB gene encoding stage V sporulation protein B; translated protein: MRNRSFVRGAFILTIANVVDRAIGFVFRIILSNLLGSEGTGIYQIALPIYFVSITFITSGITAVTSRFVSEERAKNNKRNIFSIMKVSFFIVIIMGIAISSIIFFNAKYISNNLLHEPRAYLSILIFSPVLIVVSSSSIFKGFFQGLINMVPASVSEIVEQIVRVFLTLYLFSVFTGMKLEYAAAIAVFGIAIGEVTSFIMYIFYYRRELKYINEEMPNEGEIWNKVDIANTIIKTSFPITISRMIVNILDLFESLIIPSKLVKSGLSHKDAISEFGKLSGMAYPLAYMPAVITMSLSVTVLPAVSEAASLKRWDVVRQRINQAIGYTTMIGIPATVLFLMLPDEIASLLYPKSPGVGLLVKVIAAGSIFAYLESIVTSILNGLGMQNLVLRNSVIWTTISVIAMYLLVPIPSLRLFGYIYGFIFADAFVFFLNFKALVKITNLEIDFNNWFLKPLIAALIMGIYDTIIYFNLVTAVANEWITMSITVLSGFLVYIASCQLIKLPYLEDLNRLIFSRNK
- a CDS encoding MetQ/NlpA family ABC transporter substrate-binding protein — protein: MKKSFLFLTLILTFAFILSGCTKSNNVSTTSNANSNTDSSTKMTKIVVGATPNPHAEILNVVKPILAKEGVDLEIKEFTDYVTPNTALVDKQIDANFFQHVPYLEDFEKKNNVKLVPLVKVHVEPMGAYSKKIKSKDELKDGATVAVPNDATNEGRALLLLQKEGLIKLKDPNGLTQTPRDIVDNPKHLKIVELEAPQLPRTLQDVDLAIINTNFALEANLNPLKDAIFMEDKNSPYANVLVVRQDNQNDPAIQKLAKALNSDEVKKFIEDKYKGAIVPAF
- a CDS encoding methionine ABC transporter permease; translated protein: MVSSNTLQYLLNLWQLMEEPLWESLYMVFFSTLFSVIIGLPLGIILVITDKGHIKENLKLNQILGTVINVMRSVPFIILIIAIFPLARLIVGTTIGPTAAIVPLSVAAAPFVARVIESSLKEVDWGVIEASISVGASIPQIIFKVMIPESLPSLILGITLTVINILGYSAMAGAIGGGGLGDLAIRYGYQRFQTDVLIATIIVLIIFVEIVQRIGNYLAKKVDKR
- a CDS encoding methionine ABC transporter ATP-binding protein, translated to MIEIKNLSKVYNTNGKDVVALKDINLTISDGEIYGIMGLSGAGKSSLIRCINMLEKPTSGSILINGVEMTKLKPKELRNMRKKIGMIFQHFNLLMNSTVYENIAFPLKISKVSDSAIKKRVDELLDVVDLKDKKYAYPAQLSGGQKQRVGIARALANNPDIILSDEATSALDPTTTESILNLLKDINKQYGITIVVITHEMSVIRNLCDKVAVLEDGRIIEEGNVIDIFSNPSTETSKRFLKDMIAELPPDILLDDDNPNEEVLRLSFFGSSSNQPVISHMIKNFDVEVNIISGNIERVQNSQVGNLLIKISGEQNSIKDAIKFLENNGLRIEVLKNGVI